The Ananas comosus cultivar F153 linkage group 7, ASM154086v1, whole genome shotgun sequence genome has a window encoding:
- the LOC109712828 gene encoding uncharacterized protein LOC109712828 → MEFGPDVLRETEEKVHLARKRLLTAQSRQKSYSDKRRRDMEFAVGDRVFLKVSPMRGVKRFGVRGKLSPRYIGPYEVLERIGTVAYRLALPPKLAELQEDMSYEEFPVMILAQEVRKLRNREIPYVKVQ, encoded by the exons ATGGAATTCGGTCCCGATGTATTGCGAGAgacggaggagaaagtccacctggctcgcaagagattgctcacagCGCAGTCTCGACAGAAGAGCTATTCAGATAAGCGCCGTAGAGATatggagttcgcggtgggtgaccgcgtgttcttgaaagtttcgCCAATGAGAGGCGTGAAGAGATTTGGGGTGCGAGGGAAATTGAGTCCTCGTTATATTGGCCCATACGAAgtcttggagcggattgggacggtggcttaccgACTTGCATTGCCACCTaagcttgcgg AACTGCAAGAAGATATGAGTtacgaggagtttccggtgATGATTTTGGCTCAGGAGGTGCGtaagttgaggaatcgagaaattccctatgttaaAGTTCAGTAG